The following proteins are encoded in a genomic region of Oryzias latipes chromosome 17, ASM223467v1:
- the LOC101173737 gene encoding armadillo repeat-containing protein 1 produces MSGEPDALAVVNQLRDLAADPMNRQAIVQDQGCLPGLILFLDHPNPQVVYSALLAIRYLAECRANREKLRGELGMMLSLQNIMQKSTTPGETKLLASEIYELLQAASAADSEPAGAAVSSRRKAQFFLGSSNKRAKTVVLQIDGLDDSSRRSLCEEALLKIRGVISFTFQMAVKRCIVRIRSDLKAEALGSAIASTQVMKAQQVVKTENGDEVLVPFAEDGSVAVERNEDLPEYLPEDESPSQEPDKAVTRIGSSQDGASWLGAAANFLSRSFYW; encoded by the exons ATGAGCGGTGAGCCGGACGCGTTGGCTGTGGTCAACCAGCTCAGGGACCTGGCTGCTGACCCCATGAATCGGCAGGCCATCGTCCAGGACCAGGGCTGTTTACCGGGACTCATCCTGTTCTTGGACCACCCCAACCCTCAGGTGGTCTACTCCGCCCTGCTG GCGATCCGATACCTGGCAGAATGTCGAGCCAACAGGGAGAAGCTGAGGGGGGAGCTGGGGATGATGCTGAGCCTGCAGAACATCATGCAGAA ATCCACCACTCCTGGAGAGACCAAACTGCTGGCGTCTGAAATCTATGAGCTGCTGCAGGCCGCCAGCGCCGCCGACTCAGAGCCAGCTGGAGCAGCAGTGAGCAGCCGCCGCAAAGCTCAGTTCTTcttaggctccagcaacaagAGAGCAAAGACAGTCGTCCTGCAGATCGACGGGCTGGATGACTCA AGCCGCAGGAGTCTGTGTGAAGAGGCGCTGCTTAAAATCAGAGGAGTCATTAGCTTCACCTTCCAGATGGCCGTGAAGAGGTGCATCGTCCGGATCCGTTCGGACCTGAAGGCTGAG GCATTGGGGTCTGCTATAGCTTCTACCCAGGTGATGAAGGCTCAGCAGGTGGTGAAGACGGAGAACGGCGACGAG gttctggtcCCGTTTGCAGAGGACGGTTCTGTGGCAGTGGAGCGGAACGAAGACCTGCCGGAATACCTGCCCGAGGATGAGAGTCCGTCCCAGGAACCCGACAAGGCCGTGACCCGGATCGGATCCAGCCAAGACGGTGCCAGCTGGCTTGGAGCTGCAGCCAATTTCCTGTCCCGCTCCTTCTACTGGTGA